The sequence below is a genomic window from Croceicoccus marinus.
CGGCCTGGAAGTGGCGGGCGAGGTGGTGGCGATCGGCGAAGGCGTCGACCCGGTGATGATGGACACTCGCCAATGCGCGCTGGTCGTAGGCGGCGGCTATGCGCAATATTGCCTGGCGAAGGCCGACCACTGCCTTGCGGTCCCCGAAAGCCTGTCGATGGAGGAAGCGGCCGCGCTGCCCGAAACGCTGCTCACCGTGTGGAGCAACGTGTTCGAACGCGGCATGGCGGACGAGGGCGACTGGCTGCTGGTCCATGGCGGCACCAGCGGGATCGGCACCATGGCGATCAAGCTGGCTGGCCTGTTCGGCCTGAAGATCATCGTGACCTGCGGCAGCGACGACAAATGCGATGCCGCCCGCGCGATGGGCGCGAATCATGCGATCAACTACAAGACCGGCGATTTCGTCCAGGAGGTGCAGCGCATCACGGGCGGGCGCGGCGTCGACGTTGTGCTCGACATGATCTCGGGCGAATATGTCGCGCGCAACATCGCCTGCATGGCCGAGGATGGCCGCCACGTGACCATCGCGGTGCAGGGCGGCGTCAAGGCGGAGATCCCGATGCACAAGGTGCTGACCAGGCGGCTGACGCTGACCGGATCGACGCTGCGCCCGCGTTCCGACGGTTTCAAGGCAGCGGTGGCGGACGAGATCCGGAGCGAGGTCTGGCCCTTCGTCGCCAGCGGGCAATTGCGCCCGGCGATGGATTCGACCTTCCCGCTGGAACGCGCCGCCGATGCGCATCGCCGCATGGATGAGGATCACATTGGCAAGATCGTGCTGACCGTGTCATGACCGCCCACTCTTTACCGACCGCCCTGCCCTCGCCCCTGATCCTTCACGAGGATCCCGTCAGCGGCAATTGCTACAAGATCAGGCTGACGGCGGCGCTGCTGGACATCCCGATCGAGCGCCGGTTCTATGACATCACCAAGGGCGAAACCCGCACCGAGCGGTTTCTGGCCGAAGTCGATGCCAATGGCCGCATTCCGGTGCTGCAGGTGGGCGAGCGATTCCTGCCCGAAAGCAATGCCGCCTGTTTCTATCTGGCCGACGGATCCGACCTGATCCCCTCGGGCCGGTTCGAACGCGCCGCCATGCTGCGCTGGATGTTCTTCGAACAGTACCAGCACGAACCCAATATCGCGACCATGCGATACTGGCTGCACGTCCTTGGCGAAGCGAATCTGTCGGACGAACAGCGCGGCCTGATGCCGATGAAACGCAGCGGCGGCGAAGCGGCTCTGGCACTGATGGACCGGCATCTGGCGCGCCGCGACTGGTTCGTGGGCGATGCCTGCTCGCTCGCCGATATCGTGCTGTTCGCCTATACCAATGTGGCGCACGAAGGGGGCTTCTCGCTGGACGAATATGACGCGGTTCGCGGCTGGATCCGGCGCATGCGCGCCCTGCCCCGTTTCGCGGCGATGTGACGCTGAATCGGGGCCGCAAGCGGGAACCCCTTGCCTGCACGGGCCGGATCGCCTAGATGCGAAAGGCAAGCGGCCGCTCCGGTAAGGGGCGGCCCTTATCGTTTTTCCGCCCCGCGCATCGCCGGATTTTCCCCGAAAGAATGTCCGGCCCGCGCCACGGGGCCCATGCGAAAGGTTCACTTCGTGAGCACGAAACAGGCCACTCCGCTGATGCCGCACGCGACCGCCAGCTGGCTGATCGACAACACCGGCCTTACGTTCGAGCAGATCGCCGAGTTCTGCGGCCTCCACATGCTGGAGGTGCAGGCGATGGCCGACGATCTGGCCGGCGCGAAATACACCGGCCGCGATCCTGTCCGCGCGGGCGAACTGACCCATGAAGAGATCGAGAAGGGCCAGAACGACCCCGAATATGTGCTGAAGATGCACCGGGCGCCGGTTCAGGTCCAGCGTACCAAGGGACCGCGCTATACCCCGGTGTCCAAGCGCCAGGACAAGCCCGACGGCATCGCCTGGCTGATCCGCAACCACCCCGAGATTTCGGATGCGCAGATCGGCAAGCTGATCGGCACCACGCGCAACACCATCGGCGCGATCCGCGACCGGTCGCACTGGAACATCCAGAACATCAATCCCAAGGATCCGGTGACGCTGGGCCTGTGCTCGCAGCGCGAACTGGACGCGGCGGTGGCAAAGGCGTCCAAGAACCTGCCCGAAGGCAGCCAGCCGGTGACCGATACGCGTCTGGTCGATGACCGCCAGGCGCTGATCGACGAGCTGAAAAAGGAGCGCGAGGACGCTGCCCGCGCCGCCGTCGAAGCCGCGCAGGAGGCCGAGGCCGAGGCATGGCTCGCCGCCCGCCGCGCCGAGGGCGTGCCAGAGGAATAAGCGCCCGCCCGCAATTGCGGCATGAAACGACAAGGCCCGGTGCGACAGCGCGCCGGGCCTTTTTCGTTGCGCGCTGCAAATAGCGCCGCAGATGCGAAGGCGATCCCGCAGCTGCGAGGCGGCTATCTTGCCGAAAATCCGCGCAAAAGGCACAATAACGCCCATGAACGCGCATAATATCGGGGAGAACAGGCCGCCGCCCGAATGGCCCGTCTGGAACGACAGATGGCTGGATGCGGGCGGCCGATACCGTCATCCCGTCGAATGGCAATCCGAATTCAAGCCGCTTTCGGTCCCCGACATGTTCGACCGCGGCGTGACCCTGGCGGGCAAGGAACCGATCGCCGATTTCCTGGGCAAGCGGACCAGTTACCGTGAAGCGATGG
It includes:
- a CDS encoding NAD(P)H-quinone oxidoreductase, whose amino-acid sequence is MTAIAIDGGGNDGGGGNNGGGGPEVLVPRQIAVPVPGAGEVLLRVHAAGVNRPDVMQRAGLYPPPAGAPDTPGLEVAGEVVAIGEGVDPVMMDTRQCALVVGGGYAQYCLAKADHCLAVPESLSMEEAAALPETLLTVWSNVFERGMADEGDWLLVHGGTSGIGTMAIKLAGLFGLKIIVTCGSDDKCDAARAMGANHAINYKTGDFVQEVQRITGGRGVDVVLDMISGEYVARNIACMAEDGRHVTIAVQGGVKAEIPMHKVLTRRLTLTGSTLRPRSDGFKAAVADEIRSEVWPFVASGQLRPAMDSTFPLERAADAHRRMDEDHIGKIVLTVS
- a CDS encoding glutathione S-transferase family protein; protein product: MTAHSLPTALPSPLILHEDPVSGNCYKIRLTAALLDIPIERRFYDITKGETRTERFLAEVDANGRIPVLQVGERFLPESNAACFYLADGSDLIPSGRFERAAMLRWMFFEQYQHEPNIATMRYWLHVLGEANLSDEQRGLMPMKRSGGEAALALMDRHLARRDWFVGDACSLADIVLFAYTNVAHEGGFSLDEYDAVRGWIRRMRALPRFAAM
- a CDS encoding DUF1013 domain-containing protein, which translates into the protein MPHATASWLIDNTGLTFEQIAEFCGLHMLEVQAMADDLAGAKYTGRDPVRAGELTHEEIEKGQNDPEYVLKMHRAPVQVQRTKGPRYTPVSKRQDKPDGIAWLIRNHPEISDAQIGKLIGTTRNTIGAIRDRSHWNIQNINPKDPVTLGLCSQRELDAAVAKASKNLPEGSQPVTDTRLVDDRQALIDELKKEREDAARAAVEAAQEAEAEAWLAARRAEGVPEE